tattttagaattttatttttgaatcagCCATTTTTCTTCAAGTTTACCATAACGTGTGAGTAGTACATACATTTACCTATCCTGTAAAAGTTCTCTCTCGAATGTcgatagtcatcatcatcccactagaattatcccgtttctcacaggttccgcttacctaacctgaagatttgacaggtccggctttttacagaaacgactgcctgtctgactttccaacccgcgaagggtaaaccagcccaatacaggttaggtcatatacctcccaCGAATGTCAATAGtaatttaagtgtttttttttaatctgagcAAAACgaattgatatttattattgaaaataccATCCCTTACAGATTTAGGCTGATCCCCTTGGATCGagggtcgcgcccaactgggcaccctcaggcctcagcgctccctatttgtccggccaagtagttacaaAAAACTGATCTTCGCTCTCCGCGCCGCAGTCTTATTGAGTCACAGTCTAATGGAAATCGTACACCCACCTCTCCGGCATTATGCAACTGCGATACAGAGTTATTCTGCACTTCAAATTGGAAGCGtataaaaacatatactatagctGCTTGTTTTCTCTTGCATgacgtaaaatccgacagagggatccTTTCTAACACGATGAACAATTGTTATGGGAAATAGACCACATAAGGTTCATCGTAGCTGTCTTAGGCCTCAACAGTGGTCGCAAACCGTCCTTGATTCacctacttgtggctctgtccaccccatttgggataacaagcgtgagtttatgtatgttaatctTACAAAAGAGGTGGTAAAAGGATCATTTTTAGTAGTTGAACATGATatcttaaatacatacataaactcaagcctagcAGAgacttcacattcatcaatcgtatcaTAGACGCCGCGGTCTACTCTTaaaaaatcttaataataaGTCGAATCCGCTCttcgaaatcaaatcaaaacacaAACGTAACAGAATACTCCCACAGACGACAGTTGTCAATCCCCGCTCTTCGCACGCGCCGCGCGACCTGCGCAGTCGCAATCAGTTACGATCATCCACCATGCGAGTGTTACTGGTGCTGTGCTTGTTCACCATCATCGTTGGAACCTTTGCAGCGCCAGCGCCGCAGAGACATAATTTGCAGTCCGGGCCCAATGGTAAGAActtgataatattataaagcctCAAATACAATCTCGTGCAAAAGAGACATACTTAATTGTAATATGCCTAATCAGGAAATTATAGGTACTGTTCTAAtagctgtcattctaatcaatcAATTTTAATGAAGTAGGTAGGTTAATATGGAGTCCAGCAAACACAAACTGGTATTAGTTTGTCAGTTTCAAAGactagctccatctctttcttgtacttatcACAAGTAAAGGACGGAGCGATTTTTAAAACGGTCAACTGAATTAAAGATTAGTTCGCCTGAATCAGCACTAGTATGGGTCATTTTCTTATTATGATCGTTCTACTGAGTCTCCATTTCTTCATAAGCACATAAGTAGGTATGCTTTggataccgggtgagagccctcaacgctccccatttgtccggccacgtagCTAATACCATATACgcaaatacaataagtcacgtgaaaagaAAATCTTTCCATAGTCTACATTTGTCCAGGAAGGTTGTAATACATAAACGCCAATGCACTGAGAAACATATCTATTGTTTGTGCTCTAAACCTACGaaccagggcgtcgtctgaggggttcatattgaaagagttaatcgacccttgATGGCCGTAAGCGCcaaataagggaaatcgtcgaccgccGGCgagattggccgcctctacaGCAGCTAGAGTGATTGGGTAGCCAGGATCGTAATAAAGTCCTTCGGTCTGTACAAAAACCTTTACAACCTACTAGGTTGTTCCATAATCATAATTTCCCTAGCgtatcccatttttcacggggtccgcttcaGTGGCGGCCTTAGCAAGATATTTaggtggtacagtcatgagcaatataatgtacccattttaggactctgtcgcactaacatatttgacatttagtgagacttacggttcaatttgtcaaaaaagttaatgtgacatggtaccaaagtgtaccgTACGAGAACTCAAAGTGGCGCCCCTTATCCCctctaaatgcatttttttttcaattagtttacggCCTCCCGGTATGAATTTTAtatggccgcaatctaacccgttTAAGTTAGTTTGCGGTCAGGGTGAACCAGTTGGTTGATTTTGGCCCTCCCCATTcgtaaagatttgacaggtccagttgtTACTTGTTTATATAAGCAAAACTAAAAGCTATAGTCACATCAGTGTTGCAATACaatcaattaaataataaacatgCTATTACGCGAGTCTCGACCCGAATGGAGGTCAGACAAGAGGTcacgtgacgtcatagatacTAGTACCAAGAAATATATCTctgtgtttttattaattttcctgTTGttcaaaacaataaacaaaaggtaaaaaactaaaaaggaaATTAGTAACGTAATATCAAACCTggctctttgtgatccctagtttggttaggacattatcacctgttgcccgaaagtaagatgatgcgtgcttcggaaggcacgttaatccgttggtcccgattactacttactgttgtaagtaagtagttacatgagccatgtcaggtgcctttggtggctcaataataaccctgacaccagggttgatgaggttggtaattcacgtcacaatccacacgatagaagaagaagaaacctAGCAGAACGTTGCTGAAGACTGGGAGGATTGGAAAGagaaaggggaggcctttgcccagcagttggacattaattaggctacagaaaacaatttaaccctcctttttgcttcgccgcagtcgggtgaGTAGATTTTCGAACACAAGTGTTACCAACGGATGGAGACCCCGCTGAACCCATTCAGTTTTATTGCTCCTAACGATGGAATTTCCCGGTCACGttcccaaaaaataatatagttggcgctgtcgagatttaacgtgataattacctattttcccattactcgggtatatataattattcaaaaatacaatgtaatgacagaagcattataaaaataattgttgcttgtcaattggatcacgttatgtatagaattatgttgctacctatattgtttctctttattttgatctgaataataatgggtggaagatgttattgtgcctgggtgtaatgagaagggtcatcatttatacccaaaaaccaagataaaagatgcatacagggtgttagtgacatcgtaacgaatactgagggggatgattcagaccatgattctgagttaatatcaagtggaatttttagtcggaaaattcatgattttttttgtgttcttttaaattattttcagtttcatacttttgcgacggaaaattccacttgatatcaactcagaatcatggtctcaatcacccctcaaagttttcgttacgatgtcactaacaccctgtatgtctgttacccatgaaaatagaaggttaaacgaaggaaaatctttacagcgccacctatattaAAGTAGCCTGTATCCATTGTTATACAAGTACCAATAATTGTACATCAAAAGCCCGTATCCCTAATTTAGCAGAGacgtctggggccaagagcaaacccattaaaGTTAAAGAAAACgtacattttcttatcccctaCTTACTTTCTGTTTCCAGATAACGAGAAGCCATACATAGAGGAAGTGGTGGTAGAATCAGTCTTACAAGTGAGGACGCCCACTGGACGCACCTCGCGCACCAACACGCAGCTGAACCTCCAGGACGGCTCACGGGTTGCCGAGATGAAGAGAAGCTAGACTATGACTAGACATAAATACTTACACTCATGGTTACACTAACCTGCAAAACTAAGTGCTttcactacactacacacttaCACGACATACACATTTTGtacactttttaaaattataacatctctttgtttagagttatatactgtctgttttctatttgtataatatgtaccttatgtgtgtgtatattgtgtccaaataaatagataaataataaacttttaagtacacaagataaacttaaatgaaattaaattttaaaattgtagtTGGTACTTCGTTTTGCAGGTCAGTGTATAATGGgaatttgtaatattaatttagactaagcattaatataaataatgactatttttatataagagatttatctttctttttattattttttttaataaaatttcattTCGTATCGCCTTAGTATCGCGAGATGACAAGATAGGACAGACTGTAAAAAGAAAACGAACCAGACAAGAAAAatagaattataattatattttgcgttatgtttttattgaatgttcatatataaatatacctacctacctactt
The Pectinophora gossypiella chromosome 2, ilPecGoss1.1, whole genome shotgun sequence genome window above contains:
- the LOC126372719 gene encoding uncharacterized protein LOC126372719 codes for the protein MRVLLVLCLFTIIVGTFAAPAPQRHNLQSGPNDNEKPYIEEVVVESVLQVRTPTGRTSRTNTQLNLQDGSRVAEMKRS